A window of the Cynocephalus volans isolate mCynVol1 chromosome 10, mCynVol1.pri, whole genome shotgun sequence genome harbors these coding sequences:
- the LOC134386886 gene encoding NADH dehydrogenase [ubiquinone] 1 beta subcomplex subunit 1-like, with protein sequence MVKLLQIVHDHWVRVLVSMGIVLGCYLDRKSGEKLTAFWNNSMLYKRELRSNEEVTWK encoded by the coding sequence ATGGTGAAATTACTTCAGATTGTTCATGACCACTGGGTTCGTGTGCTTGTCTCTATGGGAATTGTCTTAGGGTGTTATCTAGACAGAAAGAGTGGTGAAAAGCTAACTGCCTTCTGGAACAACAGTATGTTGTATAAAAGAGAATTGAGATCCAATGAAGAAGTTACATGGAAGTAA